One window of bacterium genomic DNA carries:
- a CDS encoding DUF2149 domain-containing protein, whose product MRFLKRHKRFEKYEEPLEDPISGVANLFDASVVFIVSMMIALFMAYNMLDLLDPRSEITITKKTADGKVEIITKKGKEIKAKKVTDKKLTGEGIRLGTAYQLKDGRVVYVPE is encoded by the coding sequence ATGAGATTTTTGAAGAGACATAAACGATTTGAGAAATACGAAGAGCCACTCGAAGACCCTATTTCTGGGGTAGCAAACCTATTTGATGCCAGCGTGGTCTTTATCGTCAGCATGATGATTGCCCTGTTTATGGCTTATAATATGCTGGATTTACTTGACCCCAGGTCAGAAATAACTATTACCAAAAAGACCGCGGATGGCAAGGTGGAAATTATCACCAAAAAAGGCAAGGAAATTAAGGCTAAGAAGGTGACAGATAAGAAATTAACCGGGGAAGGCATCAGGCTGGGAACTGCCTATCAGTTAAAGGATGGGAGAGTGGTTTATGTGCCGGAGTAG